One Tachypleus tridentatus isolate NWPU-2018 chromosome 3, ASM421037v1, whole genome shotgun sequence DNA window includes the following coding sequences:
- the LOC143246423 gene encoding galactosylceramide sulfotransferase-like: MKTKKSEIKPRLTYQIYVVTTIFGVGVFGAFFSFSHFRIPMEMSKPFDEDFEDNCPDAKTNVVFLKTHKAASSSIQNIFMRYGDTHDLLFVLPHYGNYFGHPQHFHHSMAPRLKPFAGKTHYNIFTHHTRFNYQELKRLMPENTVFVTVLRDPAELFESLYSYYSLKNLFHESIFTIGFNTSQKVLNTRYAGKIGRNQMSFDLGMSPSHFDDLKTIEQFAQKLDKEFDLVMIAEQMDESLVLLQNLLCWNIDDVVIFKLNARSDKFVRPLTADTRQRLQVINSADQVLYDFFKKRLAEKIHEFGKRKIVASVKKLAKRREEWFDFCVQGENLLINTEEAKKVSYVNPKVMQLKPKEDNATCKKMTDQELYYTNKLREKQKNWVV; encoded by the coding sequence GATTCCTATGGAAATGAGCAAACCTTTCGATGAAGATTTCGAAGACAACTGTCCAGATGCTAAAACTAATGTAGTTTTTCTCAAAACTCATAAAGCTGCTAGTTCAAGTATACAGAACATCTTTATGCGTTATGGAGACACTCACGATCTTTTATTTGTTCTTCCTCATTATGGAAATTACTTTGGTCATCCTCAACACTTCCACCATTCCATGGCTCCCAGGTTGAAACCTTTTGCTGGCAAAACTCACTACAATATCTTCACACACCACACAAGGTTTAACTACCAGGAATTAAAACGTCTAATGCCAGAAAATACGGTTTTTGTTACCGTACTGAGAGATCCAGCCGAACTCTTCGAGTCTTTATACTCGTACTATTCGCTTAAAAATCTGTTCCATGAATCGATATTTACTATAGGCTTTAATACCTCTCAAAAGGTACTGAACACAAGATATGCTGGGAAAATAGGTAGGAATCAAATGTCTTTTGATTTAGGGATGAGCCCCTCACATTTTGATGACCTTAAAACTATTGAGCAGTTTGCTCAGAAGTTAGATAAAGAGTTTGATTTGGTTATGATCGCTGAGCAGATGGACGAGTCTTTAGTTCTTCTCCAAAATCTTCTATGCTGGAACATTGATGATGTAGTAATTTTCAAGCTCAACGCTCGAAGCGACAAATTTGTTAGACCCCTAACTGCAGATACCCGCCAACGTCTTCAAGTGATTAACTCGGCAGATCAAGTCCTTTACGACTTCTTCAAAAAGAGGTTAGCCGAAAAAATCCACGAATTTGGCAAAAGAAAAAttgtagcaagtgttaaaaaACTCGCAAAAAGAAGGGAAGAATGGTTTGACTTTTGTGTCCAAGGAGAAAATTTGTTAATCAATACAGAAGAGGCTAAAAAAGTTTCTTATGTTAATCCCAAGGTAATGCAACTGAAACCAAAAGAAGACAATGCAACCTGCAAAAAAATGACGGACCAAGAGCTTTATTACACAAACAAACTtcgagaaaaacaaaagaactggGTCGTGTGA